CTGCTTTGGCGATATGGATAGGTGTCATGTCCTTTTCAATGACCTGCTTCATGTTGTAATACTGGTCCTTGAGAGTCAGGATAACGCGCTCGCTGCCCAGCTCTTGGTTCATCTTATCAGCAATGGCCTGCATAGCAGCTTTGCGATTTTCAAAAGCATCAGTCTCAAAGTCACGGACAATATAGCTAGCTTGGGCTTCTTCGACAGTCCCGGTCAGGTTCATCAGGTGGTAGAAGCCTTGGTAGCCCTCGGTCTTCTCTGGTCGGTCGGCTTCTGGCAGCTGGTTGTGGAAGTCAATAGCCAGCTGGAGAGCATTAACCATCTGGTCTTTAGCAGTTCCCGGATGGACATTGCGGCCTTGGAAGGTCAATTCTGCTCCAGCAGCACTAAAGGTTTCGTACTGGAGTTCTCCTAGAGGGCCGCCATCTACTGTGTAGGCAAAGTCTACATCAAAGTCTTCTGCGTCAAACTTATCAGCACCGATACCGATTTCTTCGTCTGGTCCAAAGCCAACTCGGATTTCTCCGTGCTTGATTTCTGGATGGGCAGACAGGTATTCGATAGCCGTCATGATTTCAGCAATACCTGACTTGTCATCTGCTCCCAAAAGGGTGGTTCCGTCAGTCGTAATTAAGGTTTGACCCTTGTATTTATGGAGACTGGCAAAGTCAGCAG
This window of the Streptococcus sanguinis genome carries:
- the pepT gene encoding peptidase T, coding for MKYPNLLERFLTYVKVNTRSDETSTTTPSTQSQVDFANKVLIPEMKRVGLENVYYLPNGFAIGTLPANDSSFTCKIGFISHMDTADFNAENIQPQVIENYDGGVIPLGQSGFSLDPADFASLHKYKGQTLITTDGTTLLGADDKSGIAEIMTAIEYLSAHPEIKHGEIRVGFGPDEEIGIGADKFDAEDFDVDFAYTVDGGPLGELQYETFSAAGAELTFQGRNVHPGTAKDQMVNALQLAIDFHNQLPEADRPEKTEGYQGFYHLMNLTGTVEEAQASYIVRDFETDAFENRKAAMQAIADKMNQELGSERVILTLKDQYYNMKQVIEKDMTPIHIAKAVMESLDIQPIIEPIRGGTDGSKISFMGIPTPNLFAGGENMHGRFEYVSLETMERAVDTIIGIVSYQD